The following proteins are co-located in the Lagenorhynchus albirostris chromosome 2, mLagAlb1.1, whole genome shotgun sequence genome:
- the C1QTNF12 gene encoding adipolin, producing MRWVWAAAAALLWPQLTLLGGVRARREPKRPRKPGQHPAAPNATTSSSEGLLGFPKLPEASGPEFTDAHMTWLNFVRRPDDGASKKRCRGQDKKSRGPPGPPGPPGAEVTQEAVLREFQGMLKEATERRSSAPLGPPLPEGTGRWLVSEAFHCRLKGPVLVDKRTLVELQGFQAPAAQGAFLRGSGLSLASGRFTAPVTAIFQFFASLHVDPRELQGRARLRARDTVRVLVCIESLCHRHTSLEAISGLESGGRVFTVHVQGLLQLQAGQYTSVFVDNGSGAALTVQSSSSFSGLLLGT from the exons ATGCGCTGGGTCTGGGCGGCCGCCGCGGCCCTCCTCTGGCCACAGCTCACGCTCCTTGGGGGCGTGAGGGCCCGGCGGGAGCCCAAGAGGCCACGGAAGCCCGGCCAGCACCCCGCAGCCCCCAACGCCACCACGTCCAGCAGCGAGGGGCTACTGGGCTTCCCCAAG CTGCCTGAGGCCTCAGGGCCTGAGTTCACAGATGCCCACATGACATGGCTGAACTTTGTCCGGCGCCCCGATGACGGGGCCTCAAAGAAACGGTGCCGAGGCCAGGACAAGAAGTCG CGAGGCCCCCCTGGCCCCCCAGGACCCCCCGGTGCGGAAGTGACCCAGGAGGCTGTGCTCCGGGAGTTTCAGGGGATGCTGAAGG AGGCTACCGAGCGTCGGTCCTCAGCGCCGCTGGGCCCCCCGCTGCCCGAGGGGACGGGGAGGTGGCTGGTGTCCGAGGCCTTCCACTGTCGGCTGAAGGGCCCGGTGCTGGTGGACAAGAGGACGCTGGTGGAGCTGCAGGGCTTCCAGGCC CCCGCTGCCCAGGGCGCCTTCCTGCGGGGGTCTGGCCTGAGCCTGGCCTCCGGTCGGTTCACGGCCCCGGTCACCGCCATCTTCCAGTTCTTTGCTAGCCTGCACGTGG ACCCCAGGGAGCTGCAGGGCAGGGCCCGGCTGCGGGCCCGGGACACAGTGCGTGTGCTGGTCTGCATCGAGTCCCTGTGCCATCGCCACAC GTCCCTGGAGGCCATCTCCGGCCTGGAGAGCGGCGGCAGGGTCTTCACGGTGCACGTGCAGGGGCTGCTGCAGCTGCAG GCGGGACAGTACACCTCCGTCTTTGTGGACAATGGCTCCGGCGCAGCCCTCACCGTCCAGAGCAGCTCCAGCTTCTCCGGCCTGCTCCTGGGCACGTGA